Within the Scyliorhinus canicula chromosome 6, sScyCan1.1, whole genome shotgun sequence genome, the region CTTTAGGTGTATTTTGTCTCGGCAAGAGTTGGCTGACGAGCAAACTAAGCATATATGGTGGGCAAAAGTTGCATGGATGAGGAGAATTAGAACGTGTATGGGATACCTGCCTTTATTAGCCGGGTATAAGGTTCAAGAGCAGGGGGGTTATGATGGAATGGTACAAAACCCTCCTTCGGCCACAAGTAGAGTACTGTTCTTGTTCCCACACTACATAAAGTAAGTGAtggcactagagagggtgcatgGGATATTCACCGGAATATTGCCTgaactggagcgtttcagctatggagAGAGGCTGAGATGGTTTTGGttagagcagagaaagctgaCAATGGCTGGGGGAATGGATTTGAAGAACAACCATTTCATCCAGTgggtggtgagaatctgcaactcactgcctgagagggtggtagagacggCAACTCTCACATGAAGCATTAGGacgagcacttgaaacgccattgCATTCAAGGTTAGggtccaagtgctggaaaataggattggaACATCGGTGCTTCATGGCCGGCACAGACTCGATAGGCCCAAGGACCTCTTTATATGACTCTAATCTCGGCGCATAAACTGCAAAAATCACAACTGCTAAAACATTTAATGCGAATCAGAATGTGCAATGTTGAGAATTACTGGTAAtcaaacagtgccccctagttcggGACTcacctacaagaggaaacatcatttTCACATCCACCTTGTTAATACCGTTCACTTCAATAGTCATCCCACATTCTTCTGAATTTCCGTGCAACCAAGCCCAATCCGTCCACATGTTCCTCATAAGAGAATCAGCTATTCCAGGTAGTAATATAGTAATCCGCATCTGAACCACCTCGAATATTAACAAGATCGTTTGGCAAATCCTAGCTTTCTGGATACACAATTATAACAAAAGGAAAACGAGAGGAAGTATTCGGCAGACAAGCCTTATTAATATAGAAGTATCTCAGACAATGCAATTACATACATTCGAAATGAAAAGAAGATCGATCTTTGCAAATGTAGGAAGAATGCTAGAAAAGGttcagaaaaaatgaaatggtacCCCTGGTGGATACATTATATAGAATGACGAGATATCACGAACGAGTTAGTTCTCGGAACAATGAAGACAACGGGATAGATTTCCGGTCGCATCTGCCCCGAGACTCAATTGACCGTTAACTGGTCTGTCCCATTTTCCGCCCCGTCCACTGTAATTCCCGCGGCAGGGAAGACGGGAAAACTCGCCCCTATTGCCAGACCTATTGGGGATGTGAGAGGAGAGGCAGCCAGTCGTCAGCTCACAGTGGCAAGTACCACGTCAGCCATCTGGTCGTCACGAAATAACCAGCTGCACCAATGGGGAGTTTAATCTCAAtcattttaaagctatttctgtCGCCAGATCTTTCCTCAAATCcttggttcagcacagggctatatacctggcttttaaagcataccaaggcaggccagcagcacggttggattctcgtaccagcctccccgaacagctgccggaatgaaatgaaatgaaatgaaaatcgcttattgtcacgagtaggcctcaatgaatttactgtgaaaagcccctagtcgccacattccggcgcctgtccggggaggctggtacgggaatcgaaccgtgctgctggcctgcttggtctgctttaaaagccagcgatttagctgaatgagctaaaccagcccaggaatgtggcgactaggcgtttttcacagtaacttcatttgaagcctacttgtgacaatacgcgttTTCAATTCAATTCATTTCAGTTTGGCTTTGACGAGATATTAGACTGGAGGAGCTACATCAATGCAATCACTATTCATCTGAGTACTCTGCAGTGTGCAGCTCGGTCCCTGACACCTCAAAATATGTATGTTAACTGCACTACAGAAGTCTTCAAGTCCGTGTTAGGATATTGTTGTAAAACATTTAGTCTGCCCTGAGTCTCCCTTATTATTCCCGTCCTGCTGCTTGCTTTGATCGAAAGTCTTCTGGTTAGCTGCTCCGATGCTTCTGTGTCATTTGGGATTCCTGATAAACTACAGATTTTAGGCACAGCTGGAACTCCCCTGTCTAGTTAGGCTGGGCGAAGACGTGGGTTCCATGGCTGTACCTGTGAATTCGATTGAAAtaattggcaagcagccaatcggtgGATGTGGAATTTTCAACCTTCTCCTATCGTGGTCTATGGTTGGTGTGGCCAGTTAGATGCTTTCGTGAGAGAGGGCGGGTCTTCTGGAGAGATCCAACTTTTGTTCGGTTCTGTTAATGATGCCAGCGAGTAAGAAGCATGAAGActctctcactcctctctctctctcggccggCCGATTCGAAGAGGCTGTTTGGCTGAATCTGTGAACATTCTATTGTTTAAAGGGAGCACAGACAGCCACCAGAACTGCGAAAGAGATCTTGAATGTGAAGGTGTAAGCCCTTTCCCCAAAGTTCAGTAATCTTCGAACTGTTgatgtcagaggctgggaagaGGTCAAAACTGAAATTTAAACTGAGAATAACCTACAGCCAGAATAACATACAGGTAGAATTCCAGGTAGAGTTCAGATAAAGGAAATAAAACCTGAGTTTACTCAGGCAGGCTGAAAGAATCGCACAGGGAGGTGGAATCTCCATTTTCTGGTAGAAGATCAGAGGCCAACTGACCTGAGCCCCATGTGTACTGCACCCTCTGGTGGCCGGCGTCGGCAGGAGCACTGATCTCAACACACTAGACCTTTCTCCATCTGGTGGCCGAAGAGCGGAATCGCACCGACCTGGAATTTTTAGGTGAAGCGCCATCTGGTGGTACGAAGGACGGGATCGAGCCAACCTGAACCTCTTGAGTAACTATATTTCCTAGAGGTTGCAAGCAGAGCAGTGAAGACTAATCACAAACCTACACTTTAACCCCCGTTTCTCCTATCCCCTCCAACCCTTCGCTGTTGtcttcttgtgtgtgtctgggtagagGGCGGGACAGGGTTTTGAGATGTGGGAGACGGATAGACCATCGTTCTGTTACCATTTTGTACATATTCACCGTTTCCTCTTTTTATTAATACATAATCTGTTAAAGTTCTAATTTTAAATCTGGGATTTTGGGTCACTTTAACTAATTTGACCAGTCAATGGTTAAAGACCTTCGGAaaactccggggtctgtgggtttGGACTTGACTGTGCACTCGCTCAGGGTGCCGTAACATATGATAGACTACTCTTCACTTACTTGGATTTGTTCAGCTGCAAGAACACTCAATAAACTCGAGATCACCCAAGGCAAATGCACCTGTCATCTTTAACATCCATGCTCTGCACTACAAATACATTGCGAATGTGGTGTGTACCATATTGAAAGAAAGTTCGTCAAGTCTTCTTCGACATAATACGCAGAATTTAGGAAAGGACAATAGGACCATAAATCAATACTATCTACCCCAGTTACTTTGCTGTAAAACCTCAAACAGTAGAAATCCAAAGGTAGATTGGGCCAGGCACACATACAATTACAGCACGAGGAACAAGTACTGAACATAACCTAAACAATTCGTGGAATATCTAGAGGAATAGAAAACGGGGTCTGGGGAAGGTGTAACCTGGGCTCCATAAACCCCGATATGACCACACTTGGAGCTaatatggggcagcacgatgaCACAGCGCCACGGACTGAGATTCAATTCCGACCAAGTGTGACAGTGTGTCATGTTCTCATGTtgtcgccgtgtctgcgtgggtttcgtcctggTGCTTTgggttcctcccaccatccagaaatgtgccggttaggtggattgactgtgctaaaattgtcccttagagtccAATCATGTgcacgttgggtggggttaccgggatggggcgggggagtgggcctgggtaggatgctctttcatagggtgggcagcatggtagcacagtgggtatcactgttgcttcacagatcaaggctcccaggttcgattcccggcttgggtcactgtctgtgttgagtctgcatgttctcctcttgtgtgcgtgggatttctccgggtgctccggattcttcCTACAGGTCCCGAAAAATGCGCTGTTACGTCATttaaacattctgaattatccctggcaccagaatgtggtacgaggggattttcacagtaactgcattgcagtgttaatgtaagcctacttgcgacagtaAAGGTTTTAAATAAATGCAGAATCGACGTCTGCACTATAGAGATTTTATTCTATGAATTGCTTGGGATACCATAATTTAGGAAGAATATATTGGGATTAGAGGCAGCCCAGTTAACATAgaaccatagattcatagaacttacagtgcagaaggaggctattcggcccatcgaaactGCACCGGCCCACGAAAGGCACactacccaagcacacacctccaccctgtccacataaccccacccaatctttctggacactacgggtaatatAGCATGGCTAAtacacttaacttgcacatctttgaagtgTGGGAGGATAATGGAGCAACCggaagaaacacacgcacactgggagaacgtgcagacttcccacagacagtgacccagtagggaattgaccctggcgctgtgaagccagagtgctaaccactctgctaccgtgctatcaGTAATGAGGGACCATAATTTTAAACTGAGAAGCAGAAGGTTCTGAGACGATTTGAGGAATGTTTTTGACATTCATTTCATGGGCACTTTTAATACCAGATATTTTATTCAactccaatttcaccatctctcATGACGAGATTCGAACCCCCGGTCAAGAGCATGATGCTGGGATTCTGAACTGCTAGTCAGTGACAATCCCCTGTGCAACCATGGACATATTTCACGCTACTGGATCAAAATCATTTCTCAAGCAAGATAGGCCAAACTTTACCGCAAGGACTCCCAATTCGCCTGCAAAGAAGGCCTACCATGTCAAGGGGAACCAAGAGGCCAAAAAATAATTTGACCTTGCTAGTGATATGCACATCCTGAGATTGATGAAGCACAATGAGGATATTGATATAGTACTTTCACTCAGCATCATCATTTGCAATGCCAGGTTAATTTACTGCTCCAGCCTTACGCCTGCCTGACAGTCTAACTCATTTCATTCCATGTTATTTCAGTACGATTCAGGAGGGTTCTCGGAATACCATGGGCACCATGTTGCGTCCAACGTCAGCAGACAAGCAGCTGGAGGATGTTATGACCAACCTGGCTGGCGTAAGTGTCTTACTGGACAAGATATGTTAAACAGCAAGTAATTGATAATGTTCGAGGAGATTGTGGGGCCAATTTTACATTTGGGTACAGTGTGGACCTGGTCTAATTGGACATTCATTGTGTTCCAATACTTCAACCGAGCAGGGAATCAAGTGGAACACACTGGAGGTATCACAGGACACAATGTCGTGATTTTTATTCTTATGATCTGTGAGAATGTGTAAGTTCTGCTCTAACCCGTCCACCTTCAAATGTTTCCAATCTCTAAGCCCAAAAATAAGATGGCGTAAAATGGATCTATCAGGTTTATCATCCATTATATGTAGCGGTAGACTTTTCCTTCCATTATAATCTAGTGAACGGTTCAAATGCTTTCTTTGCATCACTGTTCGGGGCGAGTTTACAGCTGAAACTACCTTTAATTCCAGCATTTCATGAATTCCCAGATTTTGCAAATCAAGTCCAGCACTCCTGATAATTTCTACATCGGCCTGGTTGAATCGAGACGTTCACATGTATCATGTACTTTGGTACGCACAACTATTTTAACGTCACTCTTTTATCCTGCAGCTCCTGAGCCCCAGTGAATCTGTAAAGATCTCGCTAGATCCGGCCCCAGAGATAGCATCAAAGGGAGCAGAGAGCTCGCTGGATGGCATGCTGGGGACCTTGGAGTCTGACTTACAGTCACTTGGAGTCACCACCCATGCTATGGGAGTCAGCAGTTCCTGCAAGAAATGCATCGTTGGGACAGTAAGTCCTCCTACTGTGAACAGTGGTTTCGGAATGTGGTGCCTTATGTTGTAGCAACCATTTTAACGAAAACGACATTTAACTGATATGACTGTCCCTGTTCTGGGGAAAATTCTTATTTGTAAATAATATGCTGACAACATAGCCTAAAGAATAGCAGAACACGATATTAGCGCATTGAAAAATATCACCTCCTAATCTCTGAAAATTCTTCCAAGATGCTTCACAAGGAAAACCAAATAAAAATTGTCCACCggtcagaacagtggcaaatggaatttatctCTTaatagtgtgaggtgatacacattGGAAGGACTCACAAGGCAAGAGAATAGACAATGAATACTACTGCGCTAGGGAGTGCAGAAGATCAGGAGGATCTTGATGTGCTTGTACAAAGATCCTTGAAGACAACATGACAGGTATATCAGATGGTTGCGAAGGCATATGCGTTTCTTGCCTTAATTGCCAAGGCACATAATATAAGAGCATTGAGGTTATGATGGGGCTGAAAAAACCCGTTTAGGCCACAGCTACAGTagtatattgtgtgcagttctggtctccttactatAGGAACAATGTGATTGCACTCGAAAGGGTGCAGTGCAAAGGAGTTTATCAGGATGTTTCCTTATTttgagtgtttcagctatgaagagaagttAAATACACTTGAGTTGATTTCCtgcgagcagagaaggctgaggggggaacctcattgaggtctacagcactatgagggatatagacaggataGATATAAATAACCCTTTCATCTTTGTTAATGGACcaataaccagagggcatagatttaaggtgagggtaAGAGATTtagagggggtttgaggaaaatgcttttcacccagagggtgatgagaaTCTATAACTCACTGCCTACATTTAAGAAACACAGATGAGCAGTTGAAATGACACAGTACAacaggctacggaccaagtgttgaaaaatgggattagaataaacaGGGTTTTGATGAACAGGGTCACGACAGAACGAAGGGCCGGTTTCTGTGctttaaaactctatgactccacCACATTAGAGTAAGATGTATGAGATGTATGCTTTGCGCAAGCCGGGGAGAcagataccgctttggatactgttgagagagatggctcaccaggggaaggcagcagcagcatggTTCATGGCACCAGAGCAGGAAGaagaatttttatttaaaaaaaaatttagattacccaattattttttctaattaaggggcaattcagcgtggccaatccacctaccctgcacatctttgggctgtgggtgtgaaacccacgcagacacggggagaatgtgcaaactccacacggacagtgaaccagagccaggatcgaacctgggacctcagcgccgtgaggcggttgtgctaaccactaggccactgtgctgcccgagtaggaagaagaatggcagggttaTAGTGATAGTGGACTCAATCGCAAGGGGGATTGACAGGGGGTTCTGCGGACACAatggagactccaggatggtatgttgcctccctggtgcaaaggTCAAGGATgtgtcggagcggctgcaggacattctggtggttgtgggggggggggggggggggggggtgaacagctagCTGTCGTAGTGCACATAGgaaccaacgatataggtaaaa harbors:
- the LOC119966858 gene encoding leupaxin-like, with the protein product MGTMLRPTSADKQLEDVMTNLAGLLSPSESVKISLDPAPEIASKGAESSLDGMLGTLESDLQSLGVTTHAMGVSSSCKKCIVGTVSPPTVNSGFGMWCLML